The following nucleotide sequence is from Cydia pomonella isolate Wapato2018A chromosome 6, ilCydPomo1, whole genome shotgun sequence.
ttgaatcaGGCCGATCATATAGACTGCCTCGCTGCTATACCCCTAAGACCTACTGGGCCTTAGAGCAAATCTGCCACTGTACTTTTGGAATGTTGGCTAGTCAAGATGTTTGTGTACTCGACTGTACATGGCAATGTATTGAAAACACTGGTATCAGTAGGGGTAACCTCTGTAACCTTTTCCTTTATAAATATACGCTCGCTGGAAATCGGGTTCAGTTTCGTCCGGTGAAGCAAACTCGGTCGCCGCCGGTGCGCGAATACTTTCGACACAAAAAATCGGGTTCGCGTTTCGACGATGGATACCCGAAACAACGTCACTTTATGTGACTCGCACAAATTCAAACTCGTTAAACTCAATGTAGTCAAGTTTGCGTATATGCACCTAGCTGCATTGTATGGAGCCTATTTATGTTTTACATCCGCAAAATGGGCGACAATAATATGGGCGTTCTTATTGCTTGAAGGAGCAAAACTTGGAATAACGGCTGGAGCACACAGACTTTGGTGTCACAGAGCATACAAGGCCAAAATGCCACTGCAGATTATCCTCTTGATTTTAAATAGCATCGCGTTTATGAATACAGCCATTTATTGGGTGAGAGACCATCGTATACATCACAAGTATACCGACACGGATGCTGACCCTCACAACTCAAGACGTGGCTTCTTCTTTTCGCAAATAGGATGGTTGTTCGTTCGAAAACACCCACAGGTCATGGAAAAAGGAAAAACAATTTACATGGAAGACATTTACAGTAACAAACTATTAGTGTTCCAAAGAAAATATGCCATTATTGTCATCGGACTGTGGGCGTATGTTATACCAACAGTTGTCCCGATGTATTTTTGGAATGAAAGTTTGAACAACTCTTGGCATATTTGTACGATGCTTCGTCACGTTCTCACCATCAACCTCATTTTCCTGGTCAACAGCATCGGGCATAAATGGGGAAATCGACCATTTGATAAGAGTATTAGACCTGTCGAGAATGTTGCTGTTTCAATTTTGTCTACGGGAGAGTGTTTCCACAACTACCACCACGTGTTTCCCTTTGACTACAAAGCGTCGGAACTCGGAGACACCATGTTTAATGCTGCTACCATATTCATCAATTTCTTTGCCTGGCTTGGTTGGGCTTATGACTTGAAAATAATTCCGGATAAGATGATTATTGCGAGATCGCAAAGAACTGGCGATGGGAAGAACCTATGGGGATGGGGAGATAAAGACCAAACCGAAGAAGAAACCAAGAATGTAGAACTgttatattgtaaaaattagatATTGCCAGGTACCAGATATTcaactaaattttaattttgctaaAATGCTCTTTTCCACAAACTATGGGGTCGAAAAAACCAATTTAGTTATCCTTCATCGTTTCTCGAACTTTTTTAACTCTATAAGGTAACCTTATTACTTATAGCTAAAACGATTTtaccaaaattaataaaataaggacTCGATtcagtatgtatatatttacagGTGATATGCCAAACTTTAGAGAAAGAGAGTTTTTTTTAGTTCACTAAAAATGAGCCTAAAAACAAACGTTATTAGATTTTCTTAAAATTAAGCATATTTATAGCAGGATCGCTAGaggtttatattattatgtatgtgaATGTTCAATTTGTTTCTAAATGCAGACTTACAGGTTTTCATATtaagaatatttgtttgtttttttttttcttatttgacaaatctttatttatctttgtttGTTCATTAGGTATACCTCCTGAACAAACAGAGATAAATAAAGTGCTCTCTGTTACATACATTACGCTAGGTCCTTTGGGCGTAACCCGTTCTATTTTTACAAAGTTCTTGTTAGTATTTCTTAAACACTGTTTGAATTTTCGTTGTGTGAAACAAACGTCTGAATGTATTTTACTTCTTAAGATCTTTCTTACGAAAATGCATGTTGAGTAGATGTAACTTAAATTCACACACTCGTCTAACTTAAATTGAAAAGTTGTACTTTATTGCATAGAAATTGAGTGTTCATTTTATAGTCATATGTAAATAGTGGCTTAATGGAATTATTTTgagatatttgttatttttgtagatTGGTTTTCGCAACATCCATTTCtcgattaaataatatatgtatatgtataggtaaaGAACGGACGCTTTCCATATAGATGTTCGTGCATTAACCCGCATGTTGCTAACTACATTGCTTGATAgatatattgctgtcccgcccataaTGCTAATTGTCAATGTCTTTGTGCGTACTTGaaagtaatataattatgcgcatGCAATAGAGAAAGCAACAGAAGGGGCTATGTACGGaaatctatatggaaagcgtctctgctttagaaGTTGACATACGATGCAATATACAAAAGAACGACTCATTTCGTTGAACCCAGACATCGAAACCCTAAAACGGTTGAAACCTATCTTTTGACGATCAATACCTATAgctatgtaaattaattttagaaacaAAGACAACAATGAATTTATTTGCATTTGGACGTTTAATATATTTAGGTTAATGAAAATCTAGCTTGCCAcagtacttatataaatatttatttagctcTGTGACAGATATGGCTAATTTCCATTGTTTAGATATTGTATTCAAAATCGTTTTGTATAGGGTGCAATAGGTTCAATTAGCTAAGTTTTTGAATAATCGTTTAgattcattgacatatatctaaagacaggccttacgggcactaagaatggtgctagttcagtttcgaattcgagccaatcgtgcagtctaacggaactagttgcgaccaatcgcgcgcgtgatgcgatcttaacaaccaatcgcgttgtggcgttagacttaGATATATGTCCATGTTTACATTACAATACGgtcgttaaaaaaataatataatacctaagcaatcttgaggccttacTGCATTACTAaatttcatcgattcgaaacccGATTTTTTTGACTTCGCtcgattgaaaaaaaacacgaacaaaGGTCTAaaattcacttttaaaaaatgcacaaaagataaaaatacgaaaatggCTTCTAAAActgtgcaattttatttttatttcaacttgTCCTAtcctttttttaaacttaaaaaaaattatattcgcGTTCCGCAGCCATCTATCTTTTTCAcgcttattataatataattatttgtaatattacatacaagcaaaacattttatattagttttgtattttatattttagcaTAAGATTTTTTCAtcagatgtaaaaaaaaagttaaaatgtgttaatatctagagaggaaaatgaggactacgtttgtatgaaaaagcggtcatcccctttcctcttaacattcTAACTTGcctttaaaaatgttgtagttGTTAAGAAGGTTCCTTACTAATTATCTATCTGGGGATCTTGATCTTTACTCTTTtcgaaaattttgtatgtattatatcttattaattaacttactTTAAAAAGTCATCTAATATATTCCAATACTAATTGTATTTCAGTATAAATTTTGTTACTGTTAATGGTAGGGGAGCCCAAGAAGGtattttttgtagttactcGTGCGTGTCAGATTGAGATATGAGTGATATTTGGCTACCTTATTTGGTTTCGAAAATCGTTAAGTATATTgtggatttggtcattttggtcCAAGTTAATGGTATAATACGTGCTTATTACTTAATCTGacaattatttgtacgcatttacttactgaaataaaaaaccTTATATAACCTTTTATTCTTCCTATCATCTGATCCAATAAGTCTCTACGACGCTTGAGTAACAAACAATTTAGCATACGCCGGCTACCATAAGAAAGTTCTCTACCAAATTATCCACGtaacaattttctatttattattacaaaacaacttttaaaaaaaaattaagttagaattaatgtaaaaacattcaattataattgtatttaatataaaataaaaaaaacacttttcatttaattaatGTTTCATTAAAGCTCTATGATATAATTATTCAATTCTAAATGTGTGTCAACTTACCACAGCACGTGTTTTAAGATATCACGGTATTAGGAGAGTTGAAACAAACTGGAGTCATGcacaaaaaaag
It contains:
- the LOC133519251 gene encoding acyl-CoA Delta(11) desaturase-like, with product MDTRNNVTLCDSHKFKLVKLNVVKFAYMHLAALYGAYLCFTSAKWATIIWAFLLLEGAKLGITAGAHRLWCHRAYKAKMPLQIILLILNSIAFMNTAIYWVRDHRIHHKYTDTDADPHNSRRGFFFSQIGWLFVRKHPQVMEKGKTIYMEDIYSNKLLVFQRKYAIIVIGLWAYVIPTVVPMYFWNESLNNSWHICTMLRHVLTINLIFLVNSIGHKWGNRPFDKSIRPVENVAVSILSTGECFHNYHHVFPFDYKASELGDTMFNAATIFINFFAWLGWAYDLKIIPDKMIIARSQRTGDGKNLWGWGDKDQTEEETKNVELLYCKN